The Candidatus Nanopelagicales bacterium DNA segment GGTCCACCCAGGAGCGGTCGGCATCGCGGCGTTGGACGACAGGGACCGGATGCTCCTGATCAACCAGTACCGTCACCCAGTCGGCTCCTACCTGTGGGAAGCGCCAGCAGGTCTGTTGGACAAACCCGGCGAGGATCCGCTCGCGGCTGCCAAGCGTGAGCTCATCGAGGAGGCTGGGCTGGTCGCCGACTCGTGGGCTGTTCTGCTGGACTATCTGAACTCCCCTGGAGGGTCGTCGGAGTCATTCCGCTGCTACTTGGCCCGAGGCCTGCGTCCAGCTCCCGACGGGCGGCCTGTCGGTGAGGCCGAGGAGGCCGACATGCCAGCGCGATGGGTGGATCTGGACGAGGCGCTCGCGC contains these protein-coding regions:
- a CDS encoding NUDIX hydrolase, whose translation is MRQEIHDLFAPQPVVERWERFDGRCWAVRSDEVSLPSGETVVRDYVVHPGAVGIAALDDRDRMLLINQYRHPVGSYLWEAPAGLLDKPGEDPLAAAKRELIEEAGLVADSWAVLLDYLNSPGGSSESFRCYLARGLRPAPDGRPVGEAEEADMPARWVDLDEALALVQGGQLQNPTAVMGVLACHAARRAGWTGLRPADAPWPVRDGLTESGRVFAG